A stretch of DNA from Halorubrum sp. BOL3-1:
ACCTCGCCGCGCCGCCGCACGACGCGCTGCTCGCGCCGGTCGCCGTCGAACCCGACGCGGGTGACGGCGCCGCGATGCACCTGATCGGACTCAACGTCTCCCGCGCGTGGTGTCTCGCGGGGCTGGTCGACGCGCTGGCGGGGCGAGAGGGTCCGGCGGCGGCCCGGCTCCGAGAGCCGCTGAACGCCGCGGTGCGCCGCCACGCCGAGGCGGGGGCCGCGGACGTGCTCACCGACGACTACGCGGGGTCACACTGGCTCTCCTCGTTCGCGCTGTACCTGTTGACGCGGAACGAAGGGGGGATCGCGCCGGGGGCGGCTTAGCTCGGTTCCGTCGATTCCGGGGAGTCGCTGTCGACCGGGCCGGTCGGGTCGCCCTCCGCGATCCCGAGGGCGTCGTCGGAGAGGTCGCTGCCGTCGAGCCGCGGGACGCGCTCCCGGAGCCGGGAAGCGGCGGCGCGGGCCTCCGCGAACTCCACCTCAGCGAGCGCGCGTACCAGTGCGGCGGCGCGGTCCGCCCGCGCGCGCTGCCACGACTCCTCGCGCGACTCATAGGTGCGGATCGCGCGCAGGAAGTCGGCCTCGGAGAACTCCGGCCAGTAGGGCGCACAGAAGTAGACGGCGGCCTCGTTCCCGTTAGCGTGCCACGGGAGGAAGTTCGACGTCCGCTCGTCGCCGCCGGTGCGGACGATCAGGTCCACGTCGCGGATCGGCCGGTCGTACAGCCGGGACTCGACGGTCTCGACGTCGACCGCTCCGGGTTCCATCTCGCCGTCGTCGACGTCGCGGGCGATGTCGCGCGCCGCGTCGAGCAGCTCGGTCCGGCCGCCGTACGCCAGCGCGACGTTGAGCGTGAACCGCTCGTTGTCGGCGGTGCGCCGCTCCGCGTAGTCGACCGCGTCGCGGACGCGGGGCGGGAGCCGGGGCACGTCCCCGATGGCCCGGACGCGCACCCCCTGATCGTGGACGCGGTCGGCGTCGGCAAAATCCCGGAGCTTGTGCTCCAACAGGTCGAAGAGCGGCTCAAGCTCCCCGTCGGGGCGCTCGAAGTTCTCGGTGGAGAAGGCGTAGAGGGTGAGCTCCGAGACGCCGAGGTCGGCGCACCAGTCGAGGACGCGCTCCGTGGTGTCGGCGCCGGCCCGGTGACCGTCGGGGGCGTCGTCGCCGCGTTCGCGGGCGTACCGGCGGTTCCCGTCTTGGATGACGGCAACGTG
This window harbors:
- the uppS gene encoding polyprenyl diphosphate synthase, coding for MLDRLRGLVERAYRRHLRREIDDVPDHVAVIQDGNRRYARERGDDAPDGHRAGADTTERVLDWCADLGVSELTLYAFSTENFERPDGELEPLFDLLEHKLRDFADADRVHDQGVRVRAIGDVPRLPPRVRDAVDYAERRTADNERFTLNVALAYGGRTELLDAARDIARDVDDGEMEPGAVDVETVESRLYDRPIRDVDLIVRTGGDERTSNFLPWHANGNEAAVYFCAPYWPEFSEADFLRAIRTYESREESWQRARADRAAALVRALAEVEFAEARAAASRLRERVPRLDGSDLSDDALGIAEGDPTGPVDSDSPESTEPS